The following are from one region of the Frankiales bacterium genome:
- the glsA gene encoding glutaminase A, which translates to MTDPRRGPVEALLDDVVTAVTPVREGQVATYIPELAKADPSTFGLSVATLDGRVHDAGRLVPFTIQSVSKPFVYALALADSGHDAVLAKVGTEPTGDPFNSISVDESTGRAANPMVNAGAIVVSSMVGGSGRAGQLERIVSGLSAFAGRDLDVDESVFSSERDTGDRNRAIAYFMRSVGLLDDDVDAQVDLYFRQCSVVVTAHDLAVMAATLANGGVNPVTGAQVVPRDVVASVLTVMTTCGMYDYAGEWLYRVGLPAKSGVSGGIAAALPGQLGLGVHSPLLDPRGNSVRGVAAAERLSRTLGLHLLLPSERPRPGIRRSYRDDVVRSRRGRTREQRAVLDREGTAIAVTELTGDQGFASAELLARLVLEDAAPARWRILDLSRVTRIDTAAGTLLDGLAARLAEDGVRVLVVDPRSEPARSTARERMTAAERAGDPDAALERAEDELLREHGLGEAIPEGLVPLAEQDLLRGLPAWVVADLEQRVTTRVVADGTVLFEEGAAPDGLYFVAAGSVSVDVRTRRPSGRRRITTIGAGSMFGELALVDGLPRSTRVSAVGPTICHVLSPAAYAEMRETAPAACAELTLALARALSQRLRYATTDVAALDEG; encoded by the coding sequence ATGACCGACCCGCGCCGGGGCCCCGTCGAGGCGCTGCTCGACGACGTCGTCACCGCGGTGACGCCGGTGCGCGAGGGCCAGGTGGCCACGTACATCCCGGAGCTGGCCAAGGCCGACCCGTCGACCTTCGGGCTGAGCGTCGCCACGCTCGACGGCCGCGTGCACGACGCCGGGCGGCTCGTGCCGTTCACGATCCAGTCGGTGTCCAAGCCGTTCGTCTACGCCCTCGCCCTGGCCGACTCCGGCCACGACGCCGTCCTGGCCAAGGTGGGCACCGAGCCCACCGGCGACCCCTTCAACAGCATCAGCGTCGACGAGAGCACCGGCCGCGCGGCCAACCCGATGGTGAACGCCGGGGCCATCGTGGTCTCGTCGATGGTCGGCGGATCGGGGCGGGCGGGTCAGCTCGAGCGCATCGTGTCCGGCCTCTCGGCGTTCGCCGGTCGCGACCTCGACGTGGACGAGAGCGTGTTCTCCTCCGAGCGCGACACCGGCGACCGCAACCGCGCGATCGCCTACTTCATGCGCTCGGTCGGCCTGCTCGACGATGACGTCGACGCGCAGGTGGACCTCTACTTCCGCCAGTGCTCGGTCGTGGTCACCGCGCACGACCTCGCCGTGATGGCCGCGACGCTCGCCAACGGAGGGGTCAACCCGGTCACCGGCGCGCAGGTGGTGCCCCGCGACGTCGTGGCGTCCGTGCTCACGGTGATGACGACGTGCGGCATGTACGACTACGCCGGCGAGTGGCTCTACCGGGTGGGGCTGCCGGCGAAGAGCGGCGTCAGCGGAGGGATCGCGGCCGCGCTGCCCGGCCAGCTCGGCCTCGGCGTGCACTCACCGCTGCTCGACCCCCGCGGCAACAGCGTCCGCGGGGTCGCCGCGGCGGAGCGGCTCTCGCGCACCCTCGGCCTGCACCTGCTGCTGCCGAGCGAGCGGCCGCGGCCGGGCATCCGCCGCAGCTACCGCGACGACGTCGTCCGGTCGCGTCGGGGCCGCACCCGCGAGCAGCGTGCGGTGCTCGACCGCGAGGGCACCGCCATCGCCGTCACCGAGCTCACCGGCGACCAGGGGTTCGCCAGCGCCGAGCTGCTGGCGCGCCTGGTGCTCGAGGACGCCGCGCCCGCCCGCTGGCGGATCCTGGACCTGAGCCGCGTCACCCGCATCGACACCGCTGCCGGGACCCTGCTCGACGGCCTGGCCGCGCGGCTCGCGGAGGACGGCGTGCGCGTGCTGGTCGTCGACCCGCGCAGCGAGCCGGCCCGCAGCACCGCCCGCGAGCGGATGACCGCCGCCGAGCGCGCGGGCGACCCGGACGCCGCGCTCGAGCGGGCCGAGGACGAGCTGCTGCGCGAGCACGGCCTCGGCGAGGCGATCCCCGAGGGCCTGGTGCCCCTCGCCGAGCAGGACCTGCTGCGCGGCCTGCCCGCCTGGGTGGTCGCGGACCTCGAGCAGCGCGTCACCACCCGCGTGGTCGCCGACGGGACCGTGCTGTTCGAGGAGGGCGCGGCCCCCGACGGCCTCTACTTCGTGGCGGCCGGCTCGGTCAGCGTCGACGTGCGCACCCGGCGGCCGTCGGGCCGCCGGCGCATCACCACCATCGGCGCCGGCTCGATGTTCGGTGAGCTCGCGCTCGTGGACGGCCTGCCGCGGTCCACCCGGGTGAGCGCCGTCGGCCCGACCATCTGCCACGTGCTCAGCCCGGCCGCCTACGCGGAGATGCGCGAGACGGCGCCGGCCGCCTGCGCCGAGCTCACGCTCGCCCTCGCGCGTGCCCTGAGCCAGCGGCTGCGCTACGCGACCACCGACGTCGCGGCCCTCGACGAGGGGTGA